The nucleotide window CTTATCAGTAAAATAGGGTTTCTTGGTGGTGTGAAATTCATCCCTAATCCAACAAAATTCATTCTCTGTTTGTTGTTCTAAAGACAATGTCGGATCGACTCCTGCATGAACTAACCAAACATCTCCTAGATCAAGATAACGAGGTAACGTTTTCATCCAGTCGAGATGGTCTTGAGGAATGTTATTTTGATAGCTTAACAAGGTAGAATATCCTCCGCAATGTAACCATCCTTGAAACATTTCGCTTGGGATCGATTCTCTTGCTGTAACATCAAGTAACATTTGCTCGTGATTCCCTAAAAGACAGCGATAGTTATTTTCACGGACAAATTGGACGACTTTGGCACTTTCGGGCCCGCGATCAACGAGATCCCCTAAAAAATAAACAGGATCATCGCTTGCAGGAGCGATCGCATCTAATAAAGCCATTAAGGTGTTGTAATGGCCATGAACGTCACCTATAACAATTCGGCGGTGGGTCATCGTTAGTTCAGGTATGGAACACTAAATATCACAGTCCGGTTTTTTTCAGCCAGTAACTATTCTTAGTTTTCCCAAATTTAATCAAAAATTTATGGTAAAAATAAAATAATAGTTCTTAAGCTTTTTTGGGATCGCTCAATTGGTATCTTCTACAACCCCTAAAATTAATCTCCTCAAAACTCCTACCCAGTGGGCTTGGGTAGAACAAGCCATTACCCATCTAGACATTATTTTATTGGATCACTCCCATTGTGAACGCAAAGCGGCTGGGGTGGCTCTGAATTTGATGTTTCGCTATCCTTCTTATGCGCCTCTAGTGCGAAAGTTAACCCTTATCGCTCAAGAAGAGTTAGAACATTTTGAACAAGTCAACCAATGGTTAGATCGTCGGGGAATTCTGTTAGCACCTCTGGCTTCTCCTCCCTATGGTTCTTTGCTTAAAGCCCAAATACGTCCCCAAGAACCCGATCGATTATTAGATTCTCTGTTAATTTCTGCTTTAATTGAAGCCCGTTCCCATGAACGTCTAGGATTATTAGCCGATCATTGTCCCGAACCTGATTTAGCTAAATTTTATCGGGGGTTAATGGCATCAGAAGCCCGTCATTATGGGGTTTATTGGCTCATTGCTTCTCATTATTTTGAGCGGAATATAATTCAAAATCGATTAGAAGAATTAGCGACAGTTGAAAGTGATATTCTGGCTAATTTATATCCTGAACCGAGAATTCATAGTTAAGCTGTTGAGCATCTAAATTACCGGTTGAGATGAGAAAGATTTATCAAGATTATTTAATTCGAGATTGGCAAGAAAGCGATCGCACTGCGGCGGCTAGGGTGATCGAACAGGTTTTACAAGAGTATGGTTTACCTTGGCAACCGAGGGAAGCGGATTTAGATGTTATAGAGGTAGAAAGTGCTTATTTGAACGTTGGGGGGCAATTTTGGGTCGTGGAACATCATGGTAAAATTGTCGGGACTGCCGCGTATTATCCCATCAAACGAGGAAATAAGGGGGTAGAAATTCGCAAAATGTATCTTATCCCTGAAGTGAGAGGTCAAGGTTTAGGAAAATATTTATTACAGGAATTAGAAACGGTTATTGCTGCTCAAGGTTATCAAGAAATTTGGATTGAAACCGCCAGTCTTTTAAAAGAAGCGGTGCAATTATATGAAACGAATGGTTATCAAAGAACCACAGGAGTTGAGACACAGCGCTGCGATCGAGTATATTTCAAAATATTATCAATTTAATCATAGATGAATATATATCTATAGATTGAAATTTAGGAAAAAGTAGACAAAAAGTGATTAGTTTTTAAGATCAAGGATATTATTAAAGCAGAAGCTATCAGAAAAATAGCTAAACCAGACTTAGGGGTGAAAAATTAGTCATGGCAGGTAAGCGCGTCTTAGTCATTGACGATGATAATGGGATTAGAGAAATTATTCAAGTTACTTTGGAGATTGTAGCCGGGTGGGAAGTAATTACGGCTTCTTCTGGTAAAGAAGGGATAGTTAAAGCGCAAAAAGAACAGCCAGATCTGATTATTTTAGATTTTATGATGCCAGAACTAGATGGAAAAGCGACGTTTAAGCAACTACAAGCGAATACACAAACTCACCATATTCCCACGATTTTTTTAACAGCTAGAGAAGTGAATCATGAAGAAGAAGAATTAATGAGTTCGGGAATAACTGGCATTATTCATAAACCTTTTGATCCTCCTGAATTAGTGAGAAAAATTGAACATTTTCTGCACTGGTAAAATTAGACCAATTCTGAAACTTTTAACTAAACAATCTTCTCGCTCAAATTGTAGGATGCGTCCGGTGACGCATCAAAGACTGTAGTTTGATTTTTAAGAATTGGTCTTAAATAACGAACTCGCCAGGGATTAAAATCCCTGTCTGATAGCTCAAGTCGGTTAAAACCGACTCATTAAAATATCTAGTCCATTTCAATGGACTTTGCGTTTTAGCCGTCAAATAAATTTGACGGAGGATTGATGAATCAACTTAAAAAAGGTGAATTTAAGATATTAATGTATTGCAAAAATGAGTATAAATTAAAAATAAAACTACAGAGGGGCGACCACTGACTTACCCTAATCTTTGATGCGTCACCGGACGCATCCTACAGTTTGGTTGATTTAGGCTGTTGTGCATTTAAACTGGGTATTATGATAGAAAGAAAAAAACCCTCTTCACCTTTCCCCCTTCCCCTTTCCCCCACTCCAACCAATATTGAGTAATTTACGCATCATAACAGCTTATGATGAGCGAATGAAAAATAGAAAACTTTTTATCTTCCCCCTTCTACTATACATTGAGGATGAATGCCTCCTTTTTGACAAATAAAATCGATTTGAGTTGGGCTTAAATTTTTGACCTCACTAAAATCTACACCTTTTATAATGGCTTCAGATTGATGATTAGGGGGTGTTTTTAAAAAACCGTTTGTATTAGTGAATTGAACTTTAGAAAAAATAACACCGTGAAAATTTGCCCCCGCTAAATTTGCCGAACGTAAGTCAGCTTGAGAAAGATTAGCATCGGTTAAATTGGCATTATTTAATTGAGCGTTACGGAAATTAACTCCTTTTAAAACCGTAGAACTCAAGTCCGCTTGTTCTAAATTAGCCGACGTAAAATTAACTCCTGATAAATCCGAATCTTGCCAGTTAGATTTAGCTAAATTAGCTTCCGAAAAATTCGCTCCTACTGCGTTAAGTTGCCCTAAATTAGCCTGTTCCAAATTAGCTTGATTAAACTGAGCTTGAGTTAAATCAGCCCCGGTTAAACTGGCAGCTTTTAAGTTAGCTTGCTGCAAATTAGCTTGAAGTAATTGGACACTGCTAAGATTGGCTTTTTGGAGGTTGGCTTGCTTTAAATTAGACCTTTTTAAATTAGTCTGTTGTAAATTAGCCCCGACTAGAGAAACACAAGGTAAAACCGCTTCACTTAAGTCAGCTTGAGTTAAATTAGCCCCTTTAAAATTGGCAATTAAATCATCAAAGGTATCCTCATGTTTATCTTGACCGGCACTCGCAAAAACGCTACCCTTTAAACGAGCTTGTGATAATTGGGCATTCTCAAAATTGATGCCGGATAAATCCAATTCCTCCGCTATTAAGGTAAAGGGAGCTATTTCTATGGTGTCTTTATTGAGATCAACTCGACTTAAATTAACCTGACTCAGTTGATTATTATGCAGAACTAAAATTTTAGCGATCGCTTGTTTAGTTGCCCTTAAACGCCAAGCGGTTAACTGATAATCTGAAGAGGTTTGATCTTCGATCGCCTGTAACTGTTGAGATAAAGATTGATTTTGTTGTCTGAGGGCGGGTAACGCTTTCGTCCCCACACTGGCAAACGCTTGTTCTAAAGTTGTAATAATAGATAAATTAGTTTCCTGTCCTAACAAATCGACTAATAAAGTAATAGAACGGGGATCTTCTAATCTGGCTAAAGCTAAAATAACGGCTTTTCGTTCTTGTAGAGGATCGGCAGAAGTAGCCGCCAATTGAGTGACTAAAAACTGATATTCTTGATTTTTTTGTTGTTCTGATTGTCGTTGATCCGCTTTCTTTTCAATATAAACTTGAGTTCCTACAAAAGTCGCCAAAATTAAGGTTATTCCGGCCAAACTAATGATTAACAAAGTTGTCCCCGGATGGCGGCGCATCCATAACCAAAGATTGGGGGATTGTTTTTCGATTGTCGGTCTTAAAACAAGGGTTCTAACCGGTTCAGGCGATCGATTTCGGCGCTGTTTTTGGGAATAATTGGGGGAATTAAGGGGAACTTCTACGGTGACTGAGGGAGATGAGGGACGAGAGGAACGCTTTTTATAACCCTGTTTGGTGTCTATCACGACTGTGTTGGCAATTTGGTCATGAAAACAACGACGACGAGGGGATAATAACAATAATCCTCCCTCTAAAAGAACCATCACCCCACTGAAAAGGATTAATCCTCCTCCACTGGGAAAAACGGGGGAATACCGCCAAAGAACATAGGCGACACTCAGAGGCAAACCCCATTTCCCTACCCCTTCTCGTAGCAGAATTTGTAACCCGGAAGGCGATCGCCCTCCAGTGGTGACGACTTTGACTCCTAACCATCGTTTCGGTAACGTTCTTCCCGTTCTCCCTAAAATATAGAGTTGCCATCCGATTACAGCGATCGGAGTGCCTAATGCTAACCCCCAAAATAGATTAGTTAGAGGGGGGACTTGGCGCGGTTGGGTTTGGGACTGAGGGAGAGCAAGAGTTTGGGCAATTCCTTCTTCTAAAGACGCTAAAACCGGATGAAGAGGAACTTTTTGGCTGTGGGAATGAGATTCGATATAAGCGCCAATGCTATAGGGAACGATACCACTCATAGCCACCAGGTAAACTTCCATGATCCAAGCGGCACAGCGTCGGGGAAGAAGGGACACTGTTGTCACCGAAAAAGTTTGACCAGATGAGCGATTTTTGCCTCTTTTAATCGTAGGGCTTGCCATAATGTTAGAACTTAGGAGTCAGAAGTCACGAGTCAGCTAGGAATTGAATCATTAACGGTTAACTCTGTTAATCCCCTTGATGGGGACGGGGAGTTATCAA belongs to Gloeothece citriformis PCC 7424 and includes:
- a CDS encoding metallophosphoesterase family protein, with translation MTHRRIVIGDVHGHYNTLMALLDAIAPASDDPVYFLGDLVDRGPESAKVVQFVRENNYRCLLGNHEQMLLDVTARESIPSEMFQGWLHCGGYSTLLSYQNNIPQDHLDWMKTLPRYLDLGDVWLVHAGVDPTLSLEQQTENEFCWIRDEFHTTKKPYFTDKLIIVGHTITFTFPQVLPGYLASGVGWLDIDTGAYHHRSGWLTGLDLTHKIVYQVNSYTGNCRQMPLEEIVIPVDPQKIYEKRLKILNRS
- a CDS encoding tRNA-(ms[2]io[6]A)-hydroxylase gives rise to the protein MVSSTTPKINLLKTPTQWAWVEQAITHLDIILLDHSHCERKAAGVALNLMFRYPSYAPLVRKLTLIAQEELEHFEQVNQWLDRRGILLAPLASPPYGSLLKAQIRPQEPDRLLDSLLISALIEARSHERLGLLADHCPEPDLAKFYRGLMASEARHYGVYWLIASHYFERNIIQNRLEELATVESDILANLYPEPRIHS
- a CDS encoding GNAT family N-acetyltransferase, translated to MRKIYQDYLIRDWQESDRTAAARVIEQVLQEYGLPWQPREADLDVIEVESAYLNVGGQFWVVEHHGKIVGTAAYYPIKRGNKGVEIRKMYLIPEVRGQGLGKYLLQELETVIAAQGYQEIWIETASLLKEAVQLYETNGYQRTTGVETQRCDRVYFKILSI
- a CDS encoding response regulator, which gives rise to MAGKRVLVIDDDNGIREIIQVTLEIVAGWEVITASSGKEGIVKAQKEQPDLIILDFMMPELDGKATFKQLQANTQTHHIPTIFLTAREVNHEEEELMSSGITGIIHKPFDPPELVRKIEHFLHW
- a CDS encoding pentapeptide repeat-containing protein, giving the protein MASPTIKRGKNRSSGQTFSVTTVSLLPRRCAAWIMEVYLVAMSGIVPYSIGAYIESHSHSQKVPLHPVLASLEEGIAQTLALPQSQTQPRQVPPLTNLFWGLALGTPIAVIGWQLYILGRTGRTLPKRWLGVKVVTTGGRSPSGLQILLREGVGKWGLPLSVAYVLWRYSPVFPSGGGLILFSGVMVLLEGGLLLLSPRRRCFHDQIANTVVIDTKQGYKKRSSRPSSPSVTVEVPLNSPNYSQKQRRNRSPEPVRTLVLRPTIEKQSPNLWLWMRRHPGTTLLIISLAGITLILATFVGTQVYIEKKADQRQSEQQKNQEYQFLVTQLAATSADPLQERKAVILALARLEDPRSITLLVDLLGQETNLSIITTLEQAFASVGTKALPALRQQNQSLSQQLQAIEDQTSSDYQLTAWRLRATKQAIAKILVLHNNQLSQVNLSRVDLNKDTIEIAPFTLIAEELDLSGINFENAQLSQARLKGSVFASAGQDKHEDTFDDLIANFKGANLTQADLSEAVLPCVSLVGANLQQTNLKRSNLKQANLQKANLSSVQLLQANLQQANLKAASLTGADLTQAQFNQANLEQANLGQLNAVGANFSEANLAKSNWQDSDLSGVNFTSANLEQADLSSTVLKGVNFRNAQLNNANLTDANLSQADLRSANLAGANFHGVIFSKVQFTNTNGFLKTPPNHQSEAIIKGVDFSEVKNLSPTQIDFICQKGGIHPQCIVEGGR